A window of the Parabacteroides merdae ATCC 43184 genome harbors these coding sequences:
- a CDS encoding rod shape-determining protein: protein MGLFSFTQELAMDLGTANTIITCNDKMVVDEPSVIALDARSEKVLAVGRQAREMYEKTNPNIRTIRPLREGVIADFYAAEQMMRGLIKMASGRKRWFAPSLRMVIGIPSGSTEVEIRAVRDSAEHAGGREVYMVFEPMAAAIGVGMDVLAPEGNMIVDIGGGTTEIAVISLGGIVSNKSIKMAGDDLTNDIVEYMRRQHNIRVSERMAERIKINVGSALSILEDAPEDFEVCGPNQMTALPMKVPVSYQEIAHCLDKSISKIEAAVLSALEQTPPELYADIVKNGIYLAGGGALLRGIDKRLRDKMGIEFHVADDPLHAVARGTGIALKNIDKFNFLIR, encoded by the coding sequence ATGGGATTATTTTCTTTCACACAAGAATTGGCAATGGACTTGGGGACTGCCAATACCATTATTACCTGCAACGATAAGATGGTAGTGGATGAGCCTTCCGTAATCGCTCTGGATGCTCGTTCGGAAAAGGTGCTGGCGGTAGGGCGCCAGGCACGTGAGATGTACGAAAAGACCAATCCGAATATTCGTACGATCCGTCCGCTCCGCGAAGGTGTCATTGCCGACTTCTACGCTGCCGAGCAGATGATGCGTGGATTGATCAAAATGGCCAGCGGACGCAAACGCTGGTTTGCTCCTTCGCTCCGTATGGTGATCGGTATCCCGTCGGGTAGTACGGAAGTGGAAATCCGTGCCGTCCGCGACTCTGCCGAACATGCCGGTGGCCGTGAGGTATATATGGTTTTCGAACCGATGGCAGCCGCTATCGGGGTCGGCATGGATGTGCTTGCTCCGGAAGGAAACATGATTGTAGACATAGGTGGCGGTACGACCGAGATCGCGGTGATTTCGTTGGGGGGGATCGTTTCCAACAAGTCTATCAAGATGGCGGGCGACGACTTGACGAATGATATTGTGGAATATATGCGCCGCCAGCATAATATACGCGTCAGCGAACGTATGGCGGAGCGTATCAAGATCAATGTCGGCTCCGCTTTAAGTATCCTCGAGGACGCTCCTGAAGATTTTGAAGTCTGCGGTCCGAACCAGATGACGGCTCTGCCGATGAAAGTGCCTGTTTCCTACCAGGAAATCGCACATTGTTTGGACAAGTCGATTTCAAAGATTGAAGCCGCCGTTCTGAGCGCGTTGGAACAGACGCCTCCTGAATTGTATGCCGATATCGTAAAAAACGGCATCTATCTGGCCGGTGGCGGCGCTTTGCTGCGTGGTATCGACAAACGTTTGCGCGACAAGATGGGGATCGAATTTCACGTGGCAGACGATCCTTTGCATGCAGTAGCAAGAGGTACGGGGATTGCGTTGAAGAATATCGACAAGTTTAATTTCCTTATCCGGTAA
- the mreC gene encoding rod shape-determining protein MreC: MRKLLDFLVRKRHWFLFILLEIISLTLVYRNNAYQRNIMFSSANVITGHITSVSGFVTSYLNLRDINRELLERNGQLEMELLELQDQLEMMRADTALFVGFAPDSTGQFPYSFVMADVVNNSVTYLSNYITVNKGRKDGVEPDMGVVSERGVVGIVSTVSDHFSVVIPLLNPKFKLSCKVLGSSYFGTLSWNGRNARFANLDELPRHVEFEKGDTIVTSGYSAIFPSGIIVGKVVNFEKQHDDNFYSLEVELATDFQALNNVRIIKNYRQAEQKNTEREAKKND, from the coding sequence ATGCGTAAACTCCTGGATTTTTTAGTCAGAAAGAGGCATTGGTTCCTATTCATTTTGCTAGAGATCATATCGTTGACGTTGGTTTATCGCAATAATGCATATCAACGGAACATTATGTTCAGTTCGGCAAATGTGATAACCGGACATATTACTTCTGTTTCCGGCTTTGTTACTTCCTACCTGAACCTGCGTGATATAAATCGGGAGCTTCTGGAGCGTAACGGACAACTTGAAATGGAGTTGCTAGAGTTGCAGGACCAGTTGGAGATGATGCGGGCCGACACTGCTCTGTTTGTCGGTTTTGCACCTGACTCGACCGGACAGTTTCCGTATAGTTTTGTGATGGCGGATGTCGTGAACAACAGTGTTACGTATTTATCCAATTATATTACGGTGAACAAAGGCCGTAAGGATGGAGTGGAGCCGGACATGGGAGTTGTGTCTGAACGGGGTGTCGTGGGAATTGTGTCGACGGTTTCCGACCATTTTTCCGTTGTAATCCCTCTGTTGAATCCGAAGTTCAAACTGAGCTGCAAGGTGTTGGGGAGTAGTTATTTCGGAACGTTGAGCTGGAACGGGCGTAATGCGCGTTTTGCCAATCTGGACGAGTTGCCGCGCCACGTGGAGTTTGAGAAAGGAGATACGATCGTGACGAGCGGTTATTCCGCCATTTTCCCGTCTGGGATTATTGTGGGTAAAGTCGTGAATTTCGAGAAACAGCATGATGATAACTTTTATTCGCTTGAAGTGGAATTGGCTACTGATTTCCAGGCCTTGAACAATGTGCGTATCATAAAGAACTATCGTCAGGCAGAGCAAAAAAATACAGAACGGGAGGCGAAAAAGAATGATTAA
- the mreD gene encoding rod shape-determining protein MreD translates to MINNILRGFIYFVVLVLVQVLILNNIHFLRVATPFLYLYFILKMPVGSSRTNVVFFSFLIGLTIDVFSNTPGMHAFACTLAGFIRHSLIQLLMGKDLPEGINPSYKTFGYGGFFRYTLLFVVIHHVALFLIESLTLFDPLFLAIRIAASVVTTTLLICTIEAFNIGSQKSGD, encoded by the coding sequence ATGATTAACAATATACTGCGGGGCTTCATTTATTTTGTGGTGCTGGTGTTGGTTCAGGTTTTGATCCTGAACAATATCCATTTCCTGCGTGTGGCAACGCCGTTCTTGTATCTTTATTTCATACTGAAAATGCCAGTGGGGAGCTCACGGACGAATGTGGTGTTTTTCTCTTTTCTGATCGGGTTGACGATTGATGTTTTTTCAAATACGCCGGGAATGCATGCGTTTGCTTGTACGCTGGCCGGTTTTATCCGTCACTCGTTAATTCAGTTATTGATGGGAAAAGACCTGCCGGAAGGGATTAATCCTTCTTACAAAACGTTCGGATATGGCGGTTTTTTCCGCTATACGCTGCTTTTTGTCGTGATTCATCATGTGGCGTTGTTTTTGATTGAGTCGTTGACATTATTCGATCCGCTGTTCCTGGCGATCCGCATCGCGGCGAGTGTGGTGACGACAACCTTGTTAATTTGTACAATAGAAGCATTCAATATAGGGTCCCAGAAAAGTGGAGATTAA
- the mrdA gene encoding penicillin-binding protein 2, which translates to MEINTKYTLENRRFVIGGAVVLLVLIFIIRLFFLQVVDSDYKAWADSNAFLKKTLIPSRGIIYDRNGKLLVYNQPSYEVMLVMREIQPFDTLDFCNILGITKELFVKRIAEIKNRRLNPGYSSYVPQVFMNHLSAQECGVLQEKLYKFPGFYIQNRTIREYEYPYGAHLLGNIGEVNQGDIEKDPYYVQGDNAGRSGVELSYEEALRGVKGVEILLRDAHGRIKGRYEEGRHDVAPVSGKNLTLSIDMDLQALGEKLMQNKRGSIVMIEPETGEVLCLVSSPSYDPNLLVGRQRGKNHIMLSKNSDKPLLDRAIMGRYPPGSTFKPTQALTFLQEEVITTETLYTCAHGYTGARNGKPACHGHASPLNVTYALATSCNSFFCWGLRDMIDSRRRYSSVGEAFEVWKNYLVSMGYGYKLGIDLPGENRGFLPNSEYYNKYHGKRWSSSTVISIAIGQGEVLATPLQICNLAATIANRGYFITPHVVKEVQDTPLDSLYTDKRYTMVERKNYEIVAEGMRNAVIGGTCRGAAITDIEVCGKTGTAENPHGKDHSAFIGFAPYRNPKVAICVYVENGGFGATYGVPIGKLMMEKYLKGEISEENKLLEETMSNAVVSPNVLSLPNREL; encoded by the coding sequence GTGGAGATTAATACGAAGTATACTCTTGAGAACAGGCGTTTCGTGATTGGTGGCGCCGTTGTTCTGTTGGTTCTCATCTTTATCATTCGTTTGTTCTTTCTGCAAGTAGTGGACAGCGACTATAAAGCGTGGGCAGACAGCAATGCGTTTCTGAAAAAGACACTGATCCCTTCCAGGGGTATCATTTATGATCGCAACGGGAAGCTGCTGGTTTATAACCAGCCTTCTTATGAAGTCATGTTGGTTATGCGTGAGATTCAACCGTTCGATACGCTTGATTTCTGCAATATCCTCGGTATTACAAAAGAGCTGTTTGTAAAACGTATAGCTGAAATTAAGAACAGGCGGTTGAATCCCGGCTATTCTTCCTATGTCCCGCAGGTGTTCATGAATCACCTCTCCGCACAGGAATGCGGTGTTTTGCAGGAAAAACTGTATAAATTTCCGGGTTTTTATATTCAGAACCGTACAATCCGGGAATATGAATATCCTTATGGAGCCCATCTGTTGGGTAATATTGGGGAGGTGAACCAGGGGGATATCGAGAAAGATCCTTATTATGTGCAGGGAGATAATGCCGGACGTTCAGGTGTGGAATTGTCTTACGAAGAGGCTTTGCGTGGCGTTAAGGGTGTGGAGATTCTGTTGCGTGATGCGCATGGACGTATAAAAGGGCGGTATGAAGAAGGCCGCCACGATGTGGCTCCCGTGTCTGGTAAGAACCTGACGCTTTCGATCGATATGGATTTGCAGGCTTTGGGTGAGAAGCTGATGCAGAACAAGAGGGGTAGCATTGTCATGATCGAGCCGGAAACCGGGGAGGTTCTGTGTCTGGTTTCTTCGCCTTCTTATGATCCAAACTTGTTGGTCGGTCGCCAGCGGGGAAAGAACCATATCATGCTGTCGAAAAATTCGGACAAGCCTTTGCTGGATCGTGCCATCATGGGGCGTTATCCGCCGGGATCGACATTCAAGCCGACACAGGCGTTGACTTTCCTTCAGGAGGAAGTGATTACGACAGAAACCTTGTATACTTGTGCACATGGATATACAGGGGCCCGGAACGGCAAACCGGCCTGCCACGGCCATGCTTCTCCTCTGAATGTGACTTATGCGCTGGCTACTTCCTGCAACTCCTTTTTTTGTTGGGGGCTGCGTGATATGATCGATAGCCGTCGGCGTTATTCGAGTGTGGGAGAGGCGTTTGAAGTTTGGAAGAATTACTTGGTATCTATGGGATACGGTTATAAGTTGGGCATTGACCTGCCTGGGGAAAATAGAGGCTTTTTGCCGAATAGCGAGTATTATAATAAATATCACGGTAAACGTTGGAGTTCCAGTACCGTCATTTCTATTGCGATCGGGCAGGGTGAAGTGTTGGCTACGCCATTGCAGATTTGTAATTTGGCGGCAACCATCGCTAACCGGGGATATTTTATTACTCCGCATGTCGTGAAGGAGGTACAGGACACCCCGCTGGATTCCCTTTATACGGATAAACGGTACACGATGGTGGAACGCAAAAATTATGAAATCGTAGCCGAAGGTATGAGGAATGCCGTTATAGGCGGAACTTGTCGGGGAGCGGCTATAACGGATATCGAAGTCTGTGGCAAGACTGGTACGGCCGAAAATCCGCATGGGAAAGATCACTCAGCTTTTATCGGTTTTGCTCCTTATCGGAATCCGAAGGTGGCCATCTGCGTGTATGTGGAGAATGGTGGTTTCGGTGCGACCTACGGAGTGCCGATCGGCAAATTGATGATGGAGAAGTATCTGAAAGGCGAAATCTCGGAGGAGAACAAGTTGCTGGAAGAGACGATGTCGAATGCGGTTGTATCGCCAAACGTTTTATCTTTACCGAATCGTGAGTTATAG
- the rodA gene encoding rod shape-determining protein RodA codes for MSYRKTEIWKTVDWLTIILYVVLVVAGWFSICGASYEFDNVGLFDPSGRPGSQLMWMGLSVGLIFVLLMLESEFFDVFAYLIYAGFIVLLIATIFLAPNIKGSHSWLVLGPVRLQPAEFAKFATALAVAKLMNTYGFKLTVPKNFIAVLSLIFLPMICILLQQETGSALVYLAFFLMLYREGMSGYILLSGVCVVVFFVTSMKFSDVTVGDTAVGELLVSSLILLITVILIQIERKDTRAIQVILGTAGVACLGGYAASFFMPVDYSLISIGVILLVACYLVFLSIRNWAWHYVLIAVFALGSLAFMYSVDYVFTDILEPHQQIRIKVSLGLEDDPSGAGYNVNQSKIAIGSGGLTGKGFLNGTQTKLKYVPEQDTDFIFCTVGEEQGFIGASAVLLLFGFLILRLIVLAERQSSTFNRVYGYSVASIFFFHLAINIGMVTGLTPVIGIPLPFFSYGGSSLWGFTILLFIFLRLDASRRER; via the coding sequence GTGAGTTATAGGAAGACGGAAATATGGAAGACGGTTGACTGGTTGACGATTATCCTTTATGTGGTGTTGGTCGTTGCCGGCTGGTTCAGCATCTGTGGTGCTAGTTATGAATTCGATAACGTGGGGTTATTTGACCCGTCGGGCCGTCCCGGTTCGCAGTTGATGTGGATGGGATTGTCGGTAGGGTTGATCTTTGTGCTCTTGATGCTTGAGAGTGAGTTTTTTGATGTTTTTGCCTATCTGATATATGCCGGTTTCATCGTGTTGCTGATTGCTACGATTTTTCTGGCTCCGAACATAAAAGGTTCCCATTCGTGGCTTGTTTTGGGACCTGTCAGGTTGCAGCCGGCTGAGTTTGCCAAGTTTGCGACGGCACTTGCTGTCGCGAAGCTGATGAATACCTATGGTTTCAAGCTGACTGTTCCTAAAAACTTTATAGCCGTCTTGTCGCTAATATTTCTGCCGATGATTTGCATCCTGCTGCAGCAAGAGACAGGTTCGGCACTGGTCTACTTGGCTTTCTTCTTGATGTTATATCGGGAGGGGATGTCGGGATATATTCTTTTGTCGGGAGTCTGCGTGGTTGTCTTTTTTGTCACCAGCATGAAGTTTTCGGATGTGACGGTGGGAGATACGGCGGTGGGAGAGTTGCTTGTCTCTTCTCTGATCCTGTTGATCACGGTTATCCTGATACAGATAGAAAGGAAAGATACCCGTGCAATACAGGTGATATTGGGGACTGCGGGTGTTGCTTGTTTAGGAGGGTATGCCGCTTCTTTCTTTATGCCGGTCGATTATTCCCTGATATCGATCGGGGTGATCTTGCTGGTTGCCTGTTATCTGGTTTTTCTTTCTATCCGCAACTGGGCGTGGCATTATGTGTTGATCGCAGTCTTTGCATTGGGATCATTGGCTTTTATGTATTCGGTGGATTATGTGTTTACCGATATCCTGGAACCGCATCAACAGATACGTATCAAGGTTTCATTGGGATTGGAAGATGATCCGAGCGGTGCCGGCTATAATGTGAATCAGTCGAAGATCGCGATCGGTTCTGGTGGACTTACCGGAAAAGGCTTTCTGAACGGTACGCAGACCAAACTGAAGTATGTTCCAGAGCAGGATACCGACTTTATCTTTTGTACGGTAGGTGAAGAACAAGGGTTCATCGGGGCTTCTGCGGTCTTATTGTTGTTCGGATTTCTGATCCTGCGCCTGATTGTGTTGGCGGAGCGGCAAAGTTCCACTTTCAACCGGGTGTACGGCTATAGTGTCGCTTCTATCTTTTTCTTCCATTTGGCCATTAATATAGGGATGGTGACGGGGCTTACACCTGTGATCGGCATTCCGTTGCCTTTCTTTAGCTACGGCGGTTCTTCCCTTTGGGGATTCACGATCCTGCTTTTTATCTTCCTTCGCTTGGATGCATCCAGGAGGGAACGGTAG
- a CDS encoding gliding motility lipoprotein GldH: MTNLSNKLSLLPNRKASRTQSRKLKGVIAALTCSLFFSCENPALYDQYQAINNITWEKDKEYYFTFEVKDISVPYDLTLEVRNNNLYPYQNLWLFCSEEQPIGPLRRDTIECMLADEFGKWHGHGISLYQSSFPIHSQYKFPHAGQYTFSFRQGMRDDALKGIQEIGFSVRPAK; the protein is encoded by the coding sequence ATGACAAACCTCAGCAACAAGCTAAGCCTGCTGCCAAACCGGAAAGCAAGCCGGACACAAAGCCGGAAGCTTAAAGGAGTCATTGCCGCACTGACTTGTTCTCTGTTCTTTTCCTGCGAAAACCCAGCCTTGTACGACCAATACCAGGCGATCAACAATATCACGTGGGAAAAGGACAAGGAATACTATTTCACCTTCGAGGTGAAAGATATATCTGTTCCTTACGACCTGACACTGGAAGTAAGGAACAATAACTTGTACCCCTATCAGAACTTATGGCTTTTCTGCAGTGAAGAGCAGCCGATCGGCCCGCTCCGCCGGGACACCATCGAATGCATGCTTGCCGACGAATTCGGCAAATGGCACGGACATGGCATTTCCTTATACCAAAGCAGTTTTCCCATTCATTCGCAATATAAGTTTCCGCATGCCGGACAATATACGTTCAGTTTCCGTCAAGGGATGCGCGACGATGCTTTGAAAGGAATACAAGAAATCGGTTTCTCGGTTCGCCCGGCCAAGTGA
- a CDS encoding PSP1 domain-containing protein: MDFKLNTGSCCMGKKGCSKIQNNKLNTYDWLCDVPDAANATDYVEVQFKNTRKGYYLNSSKIPLEKGDLVAVEASPGHDIGTVTLTGKLVLLQMKKNNVRTGEGNEPKKVYRKAKPTDIEKYEEAKAKEHATMIRSRQIAADLGLNMKIGDVEYQGDGNKAIFYYIADERVDFRQLIKVLAEAFRVRIEMKQIGARQEAGRIGGIGPCGRELCCSSWMTSFVSVATGAARYQDISMNPQKLAGQCAKLKCCINYEVDAYVEAQKRLPSREVVLETKDNTYYHFKTDIFKREITYSTDKSFAANLITISANRAFDVINMNKKGMKPVTLEADTKPQPPKRDAQDILGQDSVTRFDASLKKKKKKRNGNGNKENLPKEAAANTGNEGNSKPFNGEKANGNTGNENKNGKGNGNRNGNRNRNSGNRENNRERENRENNRNRPRPNRVNNDKQPNNDKPQQQAKPAAKPESKPDTKPEA, from the coding sequence ATGGATTTTAAATTAAATACAGGAAGTTGCTGCATGGGTAAAAAAGGATGCAGCAAGATACAAAATAATAAACTGAACACCTACGACTGGCTTTGCGACGTGCCCGATGCGGCAAACGCTACCGATTACGTGGAAGTGCAGTTTAAAAATACCCGCAAAGGGTATTACCTCAACAGTTCCAAGATACCTCTGGAAAAAGGAGATTTAGTCGCAGTGGAAGCCAGCCCAGGGCATGACATCGGGACTGTGACACTGACCGGCAAGCTCGTCCTTCTCCAGATGAAAAAGAACAATGTCCGCACTGGCGAAGGCAATGAACCTAAAAAGGTGTATCGTAAAGCCAAACCGACCGATATCGAGAAATACGAAGAGGCGAAGGCCAAGGAACACGCCACAATGATCCGTTCGCGCCAGATCGCTGCCGATTTGGGACTGAATATGAAGATCGGGGATGTGGAATACCAGGGTGACGGCAATAAGGCGATCTTTTATTACATTGCCGACGAGCGTGTCGACTTCCGCCAGTTGATCAAAGTACTCGCCGAAGCATTTCGTGTCCGCATCGAAATGAAACAGATTGGTGCCCGCCAGGAAGCCGGACGCATCGGAGGTATCGGCCCCTGTGGGCGCGAGTTGTGCTGTTCAAGCTGGATGACGAGTTTCGTATCTGTAGCCACCGGAGCCGCCCGCTATCAGGATATATCCATGAATCCCCAGAAATTGGCCGGCCAATGCGCCAAGCTGAAATGCTGCATCAACTATGAAGTGGACGCCTATGTGGAAGCGCAAAAACGCTTACCGTCCCGTGAAGTGGTGCTGGAAACAAAGGACAATACCTATTATCACTTTAAAACGGATATCTTCAAACGGGAAATCACCTACTCTACCGATAAATCGTTCGCGGCCAACCTGATTACAATCTCAGCCAACCGCGCCTTCGATGTGATCAACATGAACAAGAAAGGCATGAAGCCTGTCACGCTCGAAGCCGATACCAAGCCGCAACCGCCCAAACGCGATGCGCAGGATATCCTGGGGCAAGACAGTGTTACCCGTTTCGATGCTTCCCTGAAAAAGAAGAAAAAGAAACGCAACGGAAACGGCAACAAGGAAAACCTGCCGAAAGAAGCCGCTGCCAACACCGGCAACGAAGGGAACAGCAAACCTTTCAACGGAGAAAAAGCGAACGGCAACACCGGCAACGAAAATAAAAACGGCAAAGGAAACGGGAACAGAAACGGAAACCGCAACCGTAACAGCGGAAACCGGGAGAACAACCGCGAACGGGAGAACCGCGAAAACAACCGTAACAGACCGCGTCCGAACCGAGTAAATAACGATAAGCAACCGAATAATGACAAACCTCAGCAACAAGCTAAGCCTGCTGCCAAACCGGAAAGCAAGCCGGACACAAAGCCGGAAGCTTAA
- the spt gene encoding serine palmitoyltransferase: MKLLQEKLSKYDAPQRAMAAGIYPYFRMIESDQDTEVMISGKKVLMFGSNAYLGLTNHPKVKEAAIDAIKKYGTGCAGSRFLNGTLDLHIQLEKRLAEFVGKEDAIVYSTGFQVNLGVVSCLTGREDYIIWDELDHASIIEGHRLSFSTKLKYKHNDMESLEKQLQKCEPDKVKLIVIDGVFSMEGDIAKLPEIVALAKKYNASIMVDEAHGLGVLGDHGRGTCNHFGVTDDVDLIMGTFSKSLASIGGFIASDKETINYLRHNSRSYIFSASNTPAATAAAGAALDIMLSEPERIEHLWKLTHYALDGFRNMGCEIGHTSTPIIPLFIRNNDLTFLIVKELFEAGIFVNPVVSPAVAPEDTLIRFSLMATHTIEQLDYALEAIHKVFKSHGLVK; this comes from the coding sequence ATGAAACTTTTACAAGAGAAACTATCAAAGTACGATGCACCTCAGCGGGCTATGGCCGCAGGAATTTATCCATACTTCAGAATGATTGAAAGTGATCAGGATACAGAAGTAATGATCAGCGGTAAAAAGGTCCTGATGTTTGGTTCTAACGCCTATTTAGGCCTGACAAACCACCCGAAAGTAAAAGAGGCGGCAATTGATGCCATTAAGAAATATGGTACAGGTTGTGCCGGTTCGCGTTTCCTGAACGGGACGTTGGATTTGCACATTCAGTTGGAAAAACGTCTGGCCGAATTTGTCGGAAAAGAAGATGCCATTGTTTATTCTACGGGATTTCAGGTAAACTTGGGTGTTGTATCCTGCCTGACAGGACGTGAAGACTATATCATTTGGGACGAGCTAGACCATGCATCCATCATCGAAGGACACCGTCTTTCCTTCTCTACCAAACTGAAATATAAGCATAATGATATGGAGTCCTTAGAAAAGCAACTCCAGAAATGCGAACCCGACAAGGTAAAGCTGATCGTTATCGACGGTGTATTCAGTATGGAAGGTGACATTGCCAAATTACCGGAAATCGTTGCGTTAGCCAAAAAGTATAACGCAAGCATAATGGTAGACGAAGCCCACGGTTTGGGTGTTCTGGGCGATCACGGTCGTGGAACCTGTAATCATTTCGGAGTAACAGACGATGTAGACCTGATTATGGGTACATTCAGTAAGTCGCTTGCTTCCATCGGCGGTTTCATCGCTTCGGACAAAGAGACGATCAACTATCTCCGCCATAACTCCCGCTCTTATATATTCAGTGCAAGTAATACTCCAGCAGCTACAGCTGCGGCCGGCGCAGCACTCGATATTATGCTGAGCGAACCGGAACGCATCGAACACCTGTGGAAACTTACCCACTATGCCTTGGATGGATTTCGTAATATGGGGTGCGAAATCGGCCATACCTCAACACCGATCATTCCATTGTTTATCCGTAACAACGACCTGACATTCCTGATCGTAAAGGAATTGTTCGAAGCCGGTATTTTCGTAAATCCAGTCGTATCTCCGGCTGTTGCGCCTGAAGATACGCTGATCCGCTTCTCACTGATGGCGACTCACACAATTGAACAGCTCGACTACGCATTAGAAGCAATTCACAAAGTATTTAAAAGTCACGGTCTGGTCAAATAA
- a CDS encoding diacylglycerol/lipid kinase family protein: MEGQTINIQAIINPISGVGSKRKIPKMIETAFAGGNCCVEISFTEYPGHASELTRKALDKGANCVIAVGGDGTVNEIARAMLHSGAVLGIIPKGSGNGLARELHIPMDVRRAIDLIVKGHVSTIDCCKANGRVFFCTCGVGFDAAVSQKFAGEKRRGSLTYIKNTVEEYLSYKPEPYELLIDNQTVKEKAFLVACGNASQYGNNAFIAPHANIQDGKMDITILSPFGPLDIAPLAIQLFTKQIDRNSKIKTFKGKEVTIIRQNPGVMHLDGEPIMADSRIEISVLPKSLNVLTPETVSFTEEVQNLFGEVTRFFDKKLPYIFR, encoded by the coding sequence ATGGAGGGACAAACAATCAATATACAGGCCATTATAAATCCGATTTCGGGTGTCGGTTCGAAAAGAAAGATTCCGAAAATGATTGAAACCGCCTTTGCGGGCGGAAATTGTTGTGTGGAAATTTCTTTTACAGAATATCCCGGACATGCCAGCGAACTGACGCGGAAAGCCCTTGATAAAGGGGCCAATTGCGTGATTGCGGTCGGGGGAGACGGAACTGTGAACGAGATTGCCCGTGCCATGCTCCACTCAGGTGCGGTGCTGGGGATTATCCCGAAAGGTTCCGGCAATGGTTTGGCGCGTGAATTGCATATTCCGATGGATGTACGCCGGGCGATTGATCTGATTGTAAAGGGGCATGTTTCGACAATCGACTGTTGCAAGGCGAACGGACGTGTCTTTTTTTGTACCTGCGGAGTCGGCTTTGATGCAGCGGTCAGCCAAAAGTTTGCCGGGGAGAAACGCCGCGGTTCGCTTACCTATATAAAAAATACGGTGGAAGAATATCTGAGCTACAAACCCGAACCTTATGAACTTTTGATCGATAACCAGACGGTTAAGGAAAAGGCGTTTTTGGTGGCTTGCGGGAATGCTTCGCAGTATGGTAACAATGCGTTTATCGCTCCTCATGCCAATATCCAGGATGGCAAAATGGATATTACAATCCTTTCCCCTTTCGGTCCGCTGGACATTGCACCGTTGGCTATTCAGTTGTTTACGAAACAGATCGACCGTAACAGCAAGATCAAGACATTCAAAGGAAAAGAGGTGACTATCATCCGTCAGAATCCAGGAGTCATGCATCTGGACGGAGAGCCGATCATGGCGGACAGCCGGATCGAAATCTCCGTTCTTCCCAAATCATTGAACGTATTGACTCCGGAAACTGTTTCTTTTACGGAGGAGGTACAGAATCTGTTTGGTGAAGTAACCCGTTTTTTCGATAAGAAACTCCCTTACATCTTTAGATAA
- a CDS encoding tRNA1(Val) (adenine(37)-N6)-methyltransferase: MSNPFFQFKQFTIRHDKCAMKVGTDGVLLGAWAGTESCNRILDIGTGTGLIALMLAQRSKAAIDAIDIEADACLQAQENAESSLFAGRINVFHSDLVDFAQASTHLYDLIVSNPPYFVDSLKCPNLQRNTARHTDTLTLEDLLQYSRKLLTPQGRIALILPYDQKDRLTDCIQTQNLFLSKEVSVIPVPDAQPKRLLAELTSEPPASPAFSDRLTIEIARHRYTDEYINLTKDFYLKM, translated from the coding sequence ATGTCAAATCCTTTTTTCCAATTCAAACAATTTACCATACGTCATGATAAATGTGCAATGAAAGTAGGAACCGACGGTGTTCTGCTCGGTGCATGGGCCGGAACGGAATCGTGCAACCGCATACTGGACATCGGGACAGGGACCGGACTGATCGCCCTGATGCTGGCTCAACGCAGCAAGGCGGCTATCGACGCTATCGACATAGAAGCCGATGCCTGTCTTCAAGCACAAGAAAATGCAGAATCTTCCCTTTTTGCAGGACGGATAAATGTCTTTCATTCCGACTTGGTCGATTTTGCACAAGCCAGCACGCATCTATATGACCTGATTGTATCCAACCCTCCTTACTTCGTCGATTCATTGAAATGCCCGAACCTACAACGGAACACGGCCCGCCACACCGATACGCTGACATTAGAAGATTTGTTGCAGTACAGTCGCAAACTGCTTACCCCACAAGGACGTATTGCCCTTATCCTGCCTTACGACCAGAAAGATCGTCTTACGGATTGTATTCAAACACAAAATCTATTTCTTTCGAAGGAAGTCTCCGTCATCCCCGTACCCGATGCACAACCGAAACGACTGTTGGCCGAACTGACATCAGAGCCACCCGCCTCTCCCGCCTTCTCCGATCGGCTGACCATCGAGATTGCAAGACATCGGTATACTGACGAATATATCAATCTAACCAAAGACTTTTATCTAAAGATGTAA